A part of Desulfofundulus salinus genomic DNA contains:
- the glyS gene encoding glycine--tRNA ligase subunit beta: MHTQDFLLEIGMEEIPARFLNPALEQLKELAANLLRENRLSFGEIKTYGTPRRLALYVHNLAGVQESLIQEVKGPAVKVAFNPAGEPTRAALGFAKSQGVDVSQLVVKNLGPVEYVFAVKRQEGRPATEVLAELCPSLIAGLHFPKPMRWGALEVRFARPIRWLVALYGDQVIDFSYAGLRSGRITCGHRFLSQGPLEIPHAGKYFEVMERGRVVVDIDRRRQMIWNQVQELAARVGGQVETDEELLTEVTNLVEYPVALCGSFDESFLQLPGEVLVTPMREHQRYFPVRDSEGKLLPRFIAISNGNEEHLDTVRAGNEKVLRARLADAAFFWKDDLATPLADRVEALKKVVWQESLGTVYDKVERLIGLSRYLARAFAADEKETEQVLRAAYLAKADLVTSMVYEFPELQGVMGREYALASGEDPVVARAIYEHYLPRFSGDELPVTTPGRILSLADKMDTLVGCFAIGIEPTGSQDPYGLRRQALGVCHVCLEEELILSLRGLIEQAYEQYRGRVELKLRREQVISHLMDFFAQRLKGIFADRGLSYDTVEAVLAAGFDDLTGAWQRAQAVEIFRDEPHFEAVLTAFTRAHNLSRKHGSTTVDPAALVHPAEIVLYQKLKEVQEEVARNLAARDYRGALAAMASLRPGVDQFFDAVMVMVDDERIRNNRLSLLKGVATLALGVADLSKLVAAPGDKLYT; encoded by the coding sequence ATGCATACCCAGGATTTCTTACTGGAAATTGGTATGGAAGAAATACCGGCCCGGTTTTTAAACCCGGCCCTGGAACAATTAAAGGAACTGGCAGCGAATCTGTTGCGGGAGAACCGGCTGTCCTTTGGTGAAATTAAGACCTATGGCACCCCCCGGCGCCTGGCCCTCTACGTCCACAACCTGGCCGGTGTGCAGGAATCCCTGATCCAGGAGGTAAAAGGGCCGGCAGTTAAAGTGGCCTTCAATCCGGCCGGGGAGCCAACCCGGGCGGCCCTGGGTTTTGCCAAAAGCCAGGGGGTGGATGTTTCCCAGCTGGTGGTGAAAAACCTGGGCCCCGTGGAATATGTATTTGCAGTAAAGCGTCAGGAGGGCCGGCCCGCAACGGAAGTGCTGGCCGAGCTCTGCCCCTCTTTAATTGCCGGTTTGCATTTCCCTAAACCCATGCGCTGGGGGGCTCTGGAGGTGCGGTTTGCCCGTCCCATTCGCTGGCTGGTGGCCCTCTACGGTGATCAGGTGATTGATTTTTCCTATGCCGGGCTCCGATCCGGGCGGATTACCTGCGGGCACCGGTTTTTAAGCCAGGGTCCTCTGGAAATCCCCCATGCTGGCAAATATTTTGAGGTTATGGAGCGGGGCCGGGTAGTGGTGGATATCGACCGGCGCCGGCAGATGATCTGGAACCAGGTACAGGAGCTAGCAGCCCGGGTCGGCGGGCAGGTGGAGACCGACGAAGAACTGCTGACGGAAGTAACCAATCTGGTGGAATATCCGGTAGCCCTTTGCGGCAGCTTTGACGAAAGCTTTTTGCAGTTGCCCGGGGAGGTGCTGGTCACACCCATGCGGGAGCACCAGCGCTATTTCCCCGTGCGGGATTCCGAAGGCAAACTGCTGCCCCGTTTTATTGCCATCAGCAACGGCAATGAGGAGCACCTGGACACCGTCCGGGCCGGGAATGAAAAGGTGCTACGGGCCCGTCTGGCCGATGCCGCCTTTTTCTGGAAAGATGATCTGGCCACACCCCTGGCTGACCGGGTCGAGGCCTTAAAAAAGGTTGTCTGGCAGGAGAGTTTGGGTACGGTCTATGACAAAGTGGAACGCCTCATTGGCCTGTCCCGTTACCTGGCCCGTGCTTTTGCCGCGGACGAAAAAGAAACGGAGCAGGTGCTGCGGGCGGCTTACCTGGCCAAAGCCGACCTGGTGACCAGCATGGTTTACGAATTTCCCGAATTGCAGGGTGTTATGGGCCGGGAATACGCCCTGGCTTCCGGAGAGGACCCGGTGGTGGCCCGGGCCATTTACGAGCACTACCTCCCCCGTTTCTCCGGCGATGAGCTGCCGGTTACTACCCCGGGACGGATATTGAGTCTGGCCGATAAGATGGACACCCTGGTGGGTTGTTTTGCTATCGGCATCGAGCCCACCGGTTCCCAGGATCCCTACGGTTTGCGCCGGCAGGCCCTGGGGGTATGCCATGTCTGCCTGGAGGAGGAACTAATACTTTCCTTGCGCGGGTTGATTGAGCAGGCTTACGAACAGTACCGGGGGCGGGTGGAACTGAAGCTGAGAAGAGAACAGGTTATATCCCACCTGATGGACTTCTTTGCCCAGCGCTTGAAAGGAATTTTTGCCGACCGGGGATTATCCTACGACACGGTTGAGGCGGTGCTGGCGGCCGGTTTTGATGATCTCACCGGTGCCTGGCAGCGCGCCCAGGCTGTGGAGATCTTCCGGGACGAACCCCATTTTGAAGCAGTGCTCACGGCTTTTACCCGCGCCCATAACTTATCCCGCAAGCACGGTTCCACCACCGTGGACCCGGCTGCCCTCGTGCACCCGGCAGAAATAGTCCTGTACCAGAAATTAAAAGAGGTGCAGGAAGAGGTTGCCCGGAACCTGGCCGCCCGGGATTACCGGGGGGCGCTGGCGGCCATGGCTTCTTTGCGGCCGGGGGTAGATCAGTTTTTTGACGCCGTCATGGTGATGGTGGATGATGAAAGAATCCGGAACAACCGTCTCAGTCTGCTCAAGGGAGTGGCCACCCTGGCCCTGGGGGTGGCCGATCTGAGCAAACTGGTTGCCGCACCGGGGGACAAATTGTATACATGA
- a CDS encoding DUF4342 domain-containing protein, with the protein MNSELEKIDLIRSRLGVGYKEAKEALDAAGGDVVQALIHLEDERKHITEKLQDRGQEFLEHLKDFFHRSQETKIKVKQGERTVMELPASLGALGLVGTLASSQLAVLGALGAVTAMARNYTLEIERPGRGDQQNQGQGEQYIEPAGPT; encoded by the coding sequence ATGAACAGCGAGCTGGAAAAAATTGATCTAATCAGGTCCCGCCTGGGGGTAGGTTACAAGGAGGCCAAGGAGGCCCTGGATGCAGCCGGGGGCGACGTGGTGCAGGCTCTCATTCACCTGGAAGATGAGAGGAAGCACATCACGGAAAAGCTCCAGGACCGGGGACAGGAATTTTTGGAGCACTTGAAGGATTTTTTTCACCGGAGCCAGGAAACTAAAATCAAGGTAAAACAGGGGGAAAGGACGGTAATGGAACTGCCGGCTTCCCTGGGAGCCCTGGGTCTGGTGGGAACCCTGGCCAGCAGCCAGCTGGCCGTTTTGGGAGCCCTGGGGGCGGTTACGGCTATGGCCAGGAATTATACCCTGGAAATTGAACGGCCCGGCCGGGGTGATCAGCAAAATCAAGGTCAGGGTGAACAATATATAGAACCGGCGGGCCCTACGTAA
- a CDS encoding lipid II flippase Amj family protein, producing MDRVLLIAVLTAIIHLTDTLVYAVRLSGVTTRRLATAFSLFQIISLLASTANLIQAPLLSSVVEKTINTGLKIASGSLLESPLYHHQLTQLSMDIRLVIFSATVGTVVGVLLTPAFNYVFTRVIFLFEEAGSIPRLIVILLSPHLLVRTLRKRPGYLSALRASLPGRPKNIPLAFLIANTMVIGIWTTGVLSALYAGALLPEYRSTASLLSGVVNGVATILSAMIVDPTAAMITDQALRGTRDQRDVRQMVYYLCLTRVLGTILAQAIFLPAAYLIKDVALIIAVPDR from the coding sequence ATCGACCGGGTGCTTCTGATTGCCGTTCTTACGGCAATTATTCATTTAACTGATACATTAGTTTACGCCGTGCGCCTTTCAGGGGTGACCACGCGCCGGCTGGCCACCGCCTTTTCCTTGTTTCAAATCATTTCCTTACTGGCCAGCACGGCCAACCTTATTCAGGCTCCCCTGTTATCTTCCGTGGTGGAAAAAACCATCAATACCGGCCTCAAAATTGCTTCCGGTTCTTTGCTCGAGTCACCTTTGTATCACCACCAGCTCACCCAGTTAAGCATGGATATACGCCTGGTTATTTTTTCCGCCACCGTCGGTACAGTGGTGGGAGTGCTGCTTACTCCGGCCTTTAATTATGTTTTTACCCGGGTGATTTTTCTCTTTGAAGAAGCCGGTTCTATTCCCCGCCTGATTGTAATCCTTCTTTCGCCGCACCTTTTGGTCAGAACCCTGCGCAAGAGGCCCGGGTACCTCAGCGCCCTGAGAGCATCCTTACCGGGGCGCCCGAAAAACATCCCTTTAGCTTTTTTAATCGCCAATACCATGGTCATCGGCATCTGGACCACGGGGGTGTTATCGGCCCTGTATGCCGGTGCGCTATTGCCCGAATACCGTTCAACGGCCAGCCTTCTTTCAGGCGTGGTGAACGGCGTGGCCACCATTCTTTCGGCCATGATAGTGGACCCCACCGCCGCCATGATTACCGACCAGGCCCTGCGGGGAACCAGGGATCAAAGGGATGTCCGGCAAATGGTTTATTACCTGTGTTTAACCAGGGTGCTGGGGACTATTCTGGCCCAGGCCATTTTTCTACCGGCCGCCTACCTGATCAAGGATGTGGCCCTGATCATTGCCGTTCCGGATCGTTAA
- a CDS encoding N-acetylmuramoyl-L-alanine amidase family protein, whose translation MTVSRITNIWNKVHYNPGRPVSRVIVESTSPFQFDAKESPSGITLIAQGARANMYCETIEVYDGLIEWIRVEEQPQGVIFEIKTNHPSPWQISSEPGIPYRTVINFVRDHLFNLFSSKVFVIDAGHGGHDPGGRGPVDLLEKNVTMAMATALQDLLKPLKSQVYLTRTGDYPLSQWMRCNLALKMNADVFISFHTYHSTDTSIQGTAVKYNPRAPGCDRLAQFILEELVRKIKRPLRGVEPDQQLRHLGFIPGLTVEPVAISNWVEEGLLRNPTLYKKIAQGIFNGFLRFWGEKKGEK comes from the coding sequence ATGACAGTCAGCCGCATTACCAACATTTGGAACAAAGTCCACTACAACCCCGGCCGCCCCGTCTCCCGGGTGATAGTTGAATCCACCAGCCCATTTCAGTTCGATGCAAAAGAAAGTCCCTCAGGTATCACCCTCATCGCCCAGGGAGCCCGGGCCAATATGTATTGCGAAACAATTGAAGTGTATGACGGGTTGATTGAATGGATCAGGGTTGAAGAGCAACCACAGGGCGTGATCTTTGAGATCAAGACCAACCACCCTTCCCCCTGGCAAATATCAAGTGAACCGGGCATACCTTACCGTACAGTAATCAACTTTGTCCGGGACCACCTTTTTAATCTTTTTTCTTCAAAGGTATTTGTTATTGACGCGGGCCATGGAGGCCATGATCCGGGAGGAAGGGGACCCGTCGATCTCCTGGAGAAAAACGTTACCATGGCCATGGCCACCGCCCTACAGGACCTGCTTAAACCCCTGAAAAGTCAAGTCTACCTTACCCGCACCGGGGATTATCCCCTTTCCCAGTGGATGCGCTGCAACCTGGCCCTAAAAATGAACGCGGATGTGTTTATCAGCTTTCATACCTACCACAGTACGGACACTTCCATTCAAGGGACGGCGGTAAAATACAACCCCAGGGCACCGGGGTGCGATCGTCTCGCCCAGTTTATACTGGAAGAATTAGTGCGCAAAATCAAACGCCCCCTTCGGGGGGTAGAGCCGGACCAGCAGCTACGCCATTTAGGTTTCATCCCCGGCCTTACGGTGGAACCGGTAGCCATTTCCAACTGGGTCGAGGAAGGTCTTTTGCGCAACCCCACCCTGTATAAAAAAATTGCCCAGGGAATCTTTAACGGCTTTTTACGGTTTTGGGGGGAGAAAAAAGGGGAAAAATAA
- a CDS encoding peptidoglycan-binding protein has translation MRRAICLLILCCMLLCRPASAPALVRAHQCGGNEQPRLTTPFHQGRDIANLQQCLSYLGYFRGPVNGLYDESTIEAVGRFQKDHGLRPTGVADVSTWQTISQAMLSKPEQGATPSPGHDLFILVDTRSLTMTVFSRGQPIRQYPVALGKPGSETPLGLWKVIDKSDEYVPGMGPRWMGLNIPKGTYGIHGTDSPWSIGTFASAGCVRLHNAHVMELYDWVSEGTPVLVLGNPFLPQYPILHQGSCGTAVQEVQRTLKRLGYYNQKPDGIFGPQTAEAVVFFRKKHGLEEKPVVDEELWRLLGY, from the coding sequence ATGCGTCGAGCAATCTGCTTGCTCATCCTGTGCTGCATGTTGCTCTGCCGGCCTGCCAGTGCTCCGGCCCTGGTCAGGGCACATCAATGCGGCGGCAATGAACAGCCCCGGCTGACGACTCCCTTCCATCAGGGACGGGATATTGCCAACCTGCAGCAATGCCTGTCTTACCTGGGTTACTTTAGGGGCCCGGTTAACGGCCTGTACGATGAATCCACCATAGAGGCCGTGGGACGTTTCCAGAAAGATCATGGCCTTCGACCCACCGGCGTGGCGGACGTGTCCACCTGGCAAACCATTAGCCAGGCCATGTTGTCCAAGCCGGAACAGGGGGCAACCCCCTCCCCCGGGCATGATCTTTTTATCCTGGTTGATACCCGTTCCCTGACCATGACCGTTTTTTCCCGGGGACAACCCATCAGGCAATACCCGGTAGCCCTGGGCAAACCGGGCTCGGAAACCCCTTTAGGCCTCTGGAAAGTTATCGACAAATCGGACGAATACGTCCCCGGCATGGGTCCCCGCTGGATGGGATTGAACATCCCCAAGGGCACCTACGGCATCCACGGTACGGACAGCCCCTGGTCCATTGGGACTTTTGCCAGTGCCGGTTGTGTGCGTTTGCATAATGCTCACGTGATGGAACTCTACGACTGGGTTTCCGAGGGCACGCCGGTACTGGTCCTGGGTAATCCCTTTTTGCCGCAGTATCCCATACTCCACCAGGGAAGCTGCGGCACGGCAGTGCAGGAAGTCCAGCGCACCTTAAAGCGGCTGGGTTATTACAACCAAAAGCCCGACGGTATCTTTGGCCCTCAGACGGCCGAAGCCGTAGTTTTCTTTCGTAAAAAACACGGCCTGGAAGAAAAACCCGTGGTGGATGAGGAGCTCTGGCGTTTGCTGGGATATTAA
- a CDS encoding helix-turn-helix transcriptional regulator: MELSKRQEAILEIVKKEGPITGEQIAERLSLTRATLRPDMAILTMAGLLEARPRVGYYYSGKTPNKVIAEKLHRIKVGEVKSVPVVVSEHCSVYDAVVTMFIEDVGTLIVVREGGILEGVISRKDLLKITLGGQDIHKLPVGVVMTRMPNVITVGPDDSVWLAAKKLITHEVDALPVVRPVEGGDKNKDLEVIGRLSKTNITRLFVELGEGN; encoded by the coding sequence TTGGAACTTTCCAAGCGACAGGAAGCCATTCTGGAGATTGTCAAAAAGGAAGGTCCCATTACCGGTGAGCAGATTGCCGAGCGCCTCTCCCTCACCCGGGCCACCTTGCGTCCCGATATGGCTATTTTGACCATGGCCGGGCTTCTAGAGGCCCGGCCCCGGGTGGGCTACTATTACAGCGGCAAGACCCCGAACAAGGTGATTGCCGAAAAGCTCCACCGCATCAAGGTGGGAGAAGTAAAGTCCGTGCCTGTGGTGGTATCGGAGCATTGTTCGGTGTATGATGCGGTGGTCACCATGTTCATTGAGGACGTGGGGACGCTGATCGTGGTCCGGGAGGGAGGGATTTTGGAGGGGGTTATCTCGCGGAAGGATCTATTGAAGATCACCCTGGGGGGGCAGGATATCCATAAATTACCCGTGGGTGTGGTGATGACCCGCATGCCTAACGTCATTACCGTGGGCCCTGATGATTCGGTCTGGTTGGCAGCCAAGAAATTAATTACCCACGAAGTGGATGCCCTGCCCGTGGTACGCCCGGTTGAGGGGGGCGACAAAAATAAGGACCTGGAAGTCATCGGTCGCCTGAGCAAAACCAACATTACTCGCCTCTTTGTTGAGCTGGGAGAAGGAAACTAA
- the recO gene encoding DNA repair protein RecO yields MKLYKVRAVVLKSVNVQEADQLLTLFSREKGKIRVIAYGACKPNSRKRGAVQPFSHSQFLLRRGNGLDAVSQCELLEMFPELRCRLDKLGYAVYLAELVDGVTAEEEPSEAVFELLLGALRALGGADGELLVRALEIKLLAILGYRPCLESCVLCQGPIKGNEVVFHAGAGGVLCATCAERNEGGLLCRRGTVELLRLLLRWDPGKLNQLQVGKIARRELKEVLRRHMEYHLDRRMKSTRFLELLEHV; encoded by the coding sequence GTGAAATTATATAAGGTCAGGGCCGTGGTTCTGAAATCCGTAAACGTCCAGGAGGCCGACCAGTTATTAACGTTGTTCTCCCGGGAAAAGGGAAAAATCCGGGTGATAGCTTACGGGGCGTGTAAACCTAACAGCCGTAAGCGGGGGGCCGTTCAACCCTTTTCCCATTCCCAATTTCTTCTCCGCCGGGGCAATGGTTTGGATGCGGTGAGCCAGTGCGAGCTCTTGGAGATGTTTCCGGAACTGCGTTGCCGGCTGGATAAGCTGGGTTATGCCGTTTATCTGGCCGAGCTGGTGGACGGCGTGACCGCCGAAGAAGAGCCCAGCGAGGCTGTTTTTGAGCTGCTGCTGGGAGCACTGCGTGCCCTGGGTGGCGCAGACGGCGAGTTGCTGGTCCGGGCCCTTGAAATAAAACTGCTGGCCATTCTGGGTTACCGGCCCTGCCTGGAAAGTTGTGTCTTATGCCAGGGTCCCATCAAAGGCAACGAGGTAGTTTTCCATGCCGGGGCCGGAGGTGTGCTCTGCGCCACCTGTGCCGAAAGGAACGAGGGCGGTCTGCTCTGTCGCCGGGGTACGGTGGAATTGCTAAGACTTCTTTTACGCTGGGATCCGGGCAAGCTCAACCAGCTGCAGGTGGGGAAGATTGCCCGCAGGGAGTTGAAGGAAGTGCTTCGCCGCCACATGGAGTACCATCTGGACCGGCGCATGAAATCCACGCGTTTTTTGGAACTTTTGGAACATGTATAA
- the glyQ gene encoding glycine--tRNA ligase subunit alpha, giving the protein MNFQDLILALNRFWADQNCIIQQPYDVEKGAGTMNPATFLRVLGPEPWRVAYVEPSRRPTDGRYGENPNRLQHYYQYQVILKPSPDDVVEVYLDSLAAIGINPREHDIRFVEDNWESPTLGAWGLGWEVWLDGMEITQFTYFQQCGGLDCRPVSAEITYGLERLAMFIQGKDNVFDIEWVNGLTYGDVHHRGEVEHSHYNFEEADTRMLFQLFDMYEREARRIVEKGLVLPAYDYVLKCSHTFNLLDARGAISVTERTAFIHRVRSLARACAEAYVAQREEMGYPLLKK; this is encoded by the coding sequence ATGAACTTTCAAGACCTGATCCTGGCTTTAAACCGTTTCTGGGCCGATCAAAACTGCATTATCCAGCAGCCCTACGATGTGGAAAAGGGCGCCGGTACCATGAACCCGGCTACTTTCTTGCGGGTTTTAGGGCCCGAACCCTGGCGGGTGGCCTATGTGGAGCCTTCCCGCCGGCCCACTGACGGCCGCTACGGGGAAAATCCCAACCGGCTGCAGCATTACTACCAGTACCAGGTGATCCTGAAGCCCTCCCCCGATGATGTGGTGGAGGTATACCTGGACAGCCTGGCGGCCATAGGGATTAACCCCCGGGAGCACGATATCCGTTTTGTAGAAGACAACTGGGAATCCCCCACCCTGGGTGCCTGGGGCCTGGGTTGGGAGGTATGGCTGGACGGGATGGAGATCACCCAGTTCACCTATTTCCAGCAGTGCGGGGGTCTGGACTGCCGCCCCGTTTCGGCGGAGATTACCTACGGTTTGGAACGGCTGGCCATGTTCATCCAGGGCAAGGATAATGTCTTTGACATCGAATGGGTCAACGGCCTGACTTACGGGGACGTACACCACCGGGGCGAGGTGGAACACTCCCATTACAATTTTGAAGAGGCCGATACCAGGATGCTTTTTCAGCTATTTGATATGTACGAAAGGGAGGCCCGGCGCATAGTAGAAAAGGGCCTGGTCCTGCCGGCCTACGATTATGTGCTCAAATGCTCCCATACCTTTAACCTCCTGGATGCCCGGGGCGCCATCAGCGTTACCGAACGCACTGCCTTCATTCACCGGGTACGCAGCCTGGCCCGGGCCTGTGCCGAGGCCTATGTGGCCCAGCGGGAAGAAATGGGTTACCCCCTTTTAAAGAAATAA
- a CDS encoding pyruvate, water dikinase regulatory protein, producing MIYIISDSIGETGELVARAAASQFNSGVGDIHRVPFVHDVEEIVEIVQEASTRPSVIAYTLVVPELREALERESCKYNIPTVDILTPMLDALTRVGGQRPKLEPGLVRRIDEDYFRKVEAVEFAVKYDDGKDPRGILRADVVVIGVSRTSKTPLCMYLAHKAIKAANVPLVPEVAPPEEIFKLPPHRVIGLTIQPQQLNEIRRERLKALGLASKANYASMERILQELEYAEEIMRRVKCSVIDVTNKAVEETASRVLEIYYRGERHVK from the coding sequence GTGATTTACATCATCTCCGATTCCATTGGTGAAACGGGGGAGCTGGTGGCCCGGGCGGCGGCCAGCCAGTTCAACTCCGGTGTGGGGGATATCCACCGGGTACCCTTTGTGCATGATGTGGAAGAGATTGTCGAGATTGTACAGGAAGCAAGTACCAGGCCCAGTGTCATTGCCTATACCCTGGTTGTTCCGGAGTTACGGGAAGCTTTGGAAAGGGAATCGTGCAAGTACAATATACCTACCGTGGACATCCTGACTCCCATGCTGGATGCCTTGACCCGGGTAGGGGGGCAAAGACCGAAATTGGAGCCCGGCCTGGTCCGCCGTATCGACGAGGATTATTTCCGCAAGGTGGAAGCAGTGGAGTTTGCCGTGAAGTACGATGACGGCAAAGACCCCCGGGGAATTTTGCGGGCGGACGTGGTGGTGATCGGCGTCAGCCGGACTTCCAAAACACCCCTTTGCATGTACCTGGCCCACAAGGCCATCAAGGCAGCCAATGTTCCCCTGGTGCCCGAGGTGGCGCCACCGGAAGAAATTTTCAAATTGCCGCCCCACCGGGTAATCGGTTTAACCATACAACCCCAGCAGCTGAATGAAATCCGGCGGGAACGCTTGAAGGCCCTGGGGCTGGCTTCCAAGGCCAATTACGCCAGCATGGAACGCATACTGCAGGAGCTGGAGTACGCGGAAGAAATCATGCGCCGGGTAAAATGTTCGGTCATTGACGTTACCAACAAGGCGGTAGAGGAAACGGCCAGCCGCGTGCTGGAAATTTATTATAGGGGGGAAAGGCATGTCAAGTAA
- a CDS encoding N-acetylmuramoyl-L-alanine amidase, protein MVYHIFYCITRSLTRIPQPPRGVENIRFIVLPVQKIKIVLVAVMVVTSLWLGLRAIANARHQASISALSWALAGRVIVVDPGHGGVDPGVVGKNDVLEKDLVLTVGQKLALYLYQGGARVIMTREGDHDLADPEITGLYKRKRQDLARRVALANNLPADAMVSIHINSFGNPSQYGAQTFAKPDSQESRALARAIQDELNRLLKINHRVPLHGDYYILRHSRVPTVIVEIGFITNPREYRLLQDPLYQSKVAWCLYAGIARYFAGEGKIPPVQPK, encoded by the coding sequence GTGGTTTACCATATATTTTACTGTATCACCCGCAGCCTGACCAGGATACCCCAGCCGCCCCGGGGGGTGGAAAATATCAGGTTTATTGTGTTGCCCGTACAAAAGATAAAAATTGTGCTTGTCGCCGTCATGGTTGTGACCAGTCTTTGGCTGGGATTGCGCGCCATCGCCAATGCCCGCCACCAGGCATCCATCAGCGCCCTTTCCTGGGCTTTAGCCGGCCGGGTGATCGTAGTGGATCCGGGACATGGGGGTGTGGACCCCGGAGTGGTGGGAAAAAACGACGTACTGGAAAAGGACCTGGTCCTGACCGTAGGGCAAAAGCTGGCCCTCTACCTGTACCAGGGTGGAGCCAGGGTAATCATGACCCGGGAAGGGGACCATGACCTGGCCGACCCGGAAATCACCGGCCTGTATAAACGGAAGCGCCAGGATCTGGCCCGCCGGGTGGCCCTGGCCAACAATTTGCCGGCCGATGCCATGGTAAGCATCCACATTAACAGTTTTGGCAATCCGTCCCAGTATGGGGCACAAACCTTTGCCAAACCCGACTCGCAAGAGAGCCGGGCTTTGGCCAGGGCCATCCAGGACGAACTCAACCGCCTGCTGAAAATCAACCACCGGGTACCCTTACACGGGGATTATTACATCCTCCGCCATTCCCGGGTGCCCACGGTGATCGTGGAAATTGGTTTTATCACCAACCCCCGGGAATACCGTCTTTTGCAGGATCCTCTTTATCAGAGTAAGGTGGCCTGGTGCCTTTATGCCGGCATCGCCAGATATTTTGCCGGAGAGGGGAAAATTCCCCCGGTTCAACCTAAATAA